Genomic segment of Ammospiza nelsoni isolate bAmmNel1 chromosome 2, bAmmNel1.pri, whole genome shotgun sequence:
CATAATTCACTTGTTTAGTGTCACAGAATAAATTTCCATTTGGAATTTGGTTCTTTATCTCACCTAAAGGCAATCTAATCCTGCCTAAAGACAGGTTCTCAGCCAGTTTAGGCATTATCTCTGACATATCAATGAACATGAATTCACTTTAGTATTTTAGTGGAGCAGGTTACATGTTCCTGTATTTTCCTGACACTTCACTGCATTAGATGTGCTTCTGTTACTGTGGCTGTCTAAGATGTCACCTTAGATGTCTAAAATGGCAAGATTTTCAGAGCTAGATATCTTCTGTTGCTCCTGGAATACACAGGTGTTTGGGAGGGAAATACACTTCCTGTAGTGCATCTTATTTAGGCACTGCAAAGACCAAGATGTGAGTCATTGCTCTGAGTATAACATAATATTCCTAACATTTTGAGGGAGGAGATAGTTGGCCAAGAGGGTAAGACAATTATGGCCCTGTAGTTCAGGTACACACTGTTAACCACTGTGAAAAAAGGAGGGCTCAAGAGGTGATGAGATgtgaggaaaaatataaaaatatctaaTGGTTATAAAGCATTTGTTGAGTAAATATCCACTCCTTGATTTTTAATACCCTGTTAAGTAAGGAATTCTTTTCCCCTGGGCTTGTGTCTGAAATTATGTTGTAGTTACTTCTGGAATATCAGGTCTGAACAGTTAGAAGTTTTTCTTGTCCCAGGTGGGTGTTtctcttcttcactgaaactGTCTTTATGAGTTCATTCAGCTGTCGAGTAGTTTCACTTGCATCATCTCCACAGACCCATTTTAATGCCTCACAAAGTGGACCTTTAtgtagatatttatttatttaatttttttttctataagtCCATTCATGGTTTCTGATCACTCAGTTGGGCAAattgtttttggctttttttcctgaggtttaTACAATGATTTTCTATGCACATATTTATCTCAACAACATAAGGAACACCGTTATCAAACAAGGACATCTTCTAAGAGGTTGTTATTTAGGACATGTCCTTCCCACCATCAAGTGAAACCGAGCTGGTTGATGACATCTCAGAGGAAGGAAAGTCTCTGCTAATTAGTAGGGAGTATCTCACCTCCAGTACTACTCTAACAAAAGAAAAGagcttgcagaaaaaaaaatcaatagttTGCATCTATTGAAACTtgctctgtgaaaaaaaattaacagctgTATCAGCCTCCAGATTAATAGCCTAGGCAATTAAAACAGGCATGGATGGCATCTTGCTTCCAGACTTGTCCTTCAGTTCTCTTAGATCATTGGGTGGCAGCAGAAGGCACAGTTTCTCAGTCACAGGCTGTCTGGGGTTAAAAATCTATTGCTTTCATCTATGTTTCTCTAAATTTCTATATAAGCACATGAGCATGTTCTTCAGGAGTGCTGTGATCTATGTAGTCCCCTATCCAGTCACCAATGTTGGAGAAAAATCCATGTTGGGTCAAAAACATAACAAGAAATGAGGAATTTTTAGATTGAAACATCTTGGATTTGCAGCTTTGTGAAGTCATAATGGTGATTATGCAGAAGATTTGGaagtttggagttttttggctccttccccccccccccccccagaatTTAGATTTGATTCACTCTCTCTGGGAAGAGCAGATTGAAGCTGCCAATGCACAAGTGATAGGAATTGTCTGAAGGGAAGTCAGGTTCTTGATGATGCTTTAACTACTCTGATCTagccatcccagctcctcaaAGCAGCAATTCCCGATTGCTTCTTCTGACTGCTGGTCTGAGATCTTTGTGAGAACTGTGTGCTGTCAGGGCCTCTGTACTCACCAGTAAATGAACCAAAACTGAATGACTTGGACAGAAAATTCACCCACTGTGTTCATTTCAAAATGACAATTCAAATGCAGGTTCGTCAGGTAGCATTGATCATATGACAGCCAAAAGATCACAAATGAAATCAAAGTTTTTGTTTAGATATGTATGTGCCATAGCTTTTCTACAATGACAAGCTTAGCTAGACAGACCAGACTCTGGAAGCCTGATAATATTTGGAGACCTATTTAGCTCAACTGTAAATGCCCTAGGCAAATTGGCTTTGTTCACCTGTTAGGAATGAAATGAGCTGTGTAGCTGATTAGTGTGGGGTTCTTCCAGCCCAGATGTACAAAGGACAGCCATCTGCTGTGCATCTGATCCACGTATTATACAGTGAACAAAGTCCACTTGAAATTTTTCAGTATTCACGTTTGGGAAGTATCTGAACCACTGATATAATGTACCTTGAACCTCTGTTTCACATGAGAATACTTCTTGTATGTAAGTGCCACTTTTTTCAGAACACTTAGGAAAGGTTCCTAGGAATCACCTGTAATCATGCCCATGAAGAACTGCAAGAAATTCACTGATTTCATCCTTATGAGAGTTcatttatcattatcattattaatacagttttattttaattgctaCTTAAAGGAGCAACTAGTCAAGTATAAGCTATGTTCAGTTTGTTTTAAGAAGAGCTGGTGAAAGTACATGGAGAAATGTGCAGGAATCAAAAGGGAACACATTCAGAGATACAGGCAGATGCAGAATCGCTGTGTCCCAGGGACTGACTGGACAGCCTGAAAGGTCCCTAGAGAAAAGAGGTTCTTGGAGCGGGTGGCATCTTGCAGCTTCAGCTCAGCATGCATAGCAAGATAaatccctctggcagctcctggctgtgcctttTACAGCTTCTACACTGCCATGCCACATCTTTGCTGGAAGGTTCTGGGGTCATCTGGATCTGTTCCCCAGGACCAGCCACCCAGTCACATCCCAGAAAAACTCTTTTTGGGGCTGGGAGACATCATCTCCTAAGCAGTGCATGCAAACCCCTCTTTCAACTTCACCCTGTCCTTAGTCTCACTCATCCACTCTGTGGAGCTGCAAGATCTACCCAAGCCTACAAGGGAAATCTACCTGTCCCACAGTGGTGACCAAGTAACACATCACAGTAACAATACCAGACTCAGGCAATGAGAATACTTGTCACAGCAAATTGCCCCAAAGCCTTACAGAAGAAATGTGGTTTCAGATATGCCTCTAACTAACCACAGGTACTTAAGGGTTTAGCTGCATTTGTGCCCCACATGGACAGAGGAAAACAGGCTGTGTGAAAAATGTCACCCAtctcctctccctgtccttttCACTATCAAAGTGCCTATTCATATCAGTATCCACTTGCTGCTGACCTTCTGCCAACAACAACCTActtcccagctgtcccagcctaCTCAGCTGAGTTTTCAGGCTCACTGCCCGTGGCTCCCTCACCCCAGCCCAAACTACAGAAGAAGCTGATACAATTCTGTTTACCAGAAGTCCAACGATTTCCTTTTATTTGGCTCTAATGCCCTTACCAGCCATTGTTAGTGTTTGTTATCCCATGTGGTTCTGAGACTTAAAAGAAATCTGAGGAATCTATTGCTCAGCAGATTTATCATAACATGATAGTCAGCTGAACATCCCAGGAGGGCAAAGAAATTTCTCTGACGCAGGAATCTCTTCTGACACAATTCTTCTATTACTTTGGGTAAAGGCACTTTCACCAAGGCCAAATACAGTTTGTTTCACTGGGAAATGAAGAGTATATGTTCCTGTCATTTCCAGTATTATGTCCTTTCTCTAGGCAGTTTGTGTGATTCTCTCTGGGGATAACTAGATTGCTAactcttatttttccttctgccactttCCCAGCACATCATTACAGTCTGGCACTTGTTCCTCTCTATCTGTTGGCCTGCACAGATCCCACCCCACCAGACACCTTCCTTTCCAGGTCCGTGCCCCTTTTTCACCTGCCGATCTCGTTCCTCCACATCTCGCCCAGTATCTCCTTTCTGCTCCCAATTTCTTTGCAAAAGTCATGCTTTAACAGTCTCTCTCCCGTGACATTCCATGCCGGCctggctccctgccccagcatccCCCTTCTCCCGGCACAAGCCTGCACTTGTTGCCCGCGGGGGGAGCTGGGCGCTGGGCACGGGCTGCAGCCCCAAGGTAGCCCCAAGCGCTCGGCGCTCGCTGCGGCGGAGGAGGGCCCGTCTGGCCGCGCACATGACGGCACGGTGGGagggcggccccggcgggcggCTCGGCCGCGCCACCGCCCAGCGGGCGGCAGAGGCGGCCCCAGCGCGCACGGGCCGCGGCGGCagggccggggcggcgggagcTGCGGGAGCAGCCGGGGCAGCGGGGGCAGCGCGGGCGCGGAGCCGCGGCCGGAGCGGGGCAGCGCGGTGCTGAAGGGacagcgcccgccccgccccgccccgcccggccaGCCGGCGGGGAACACGGCGCGGAGccccgggagcggggcgggggtACCCGGCTCCCGGCCCCCGCCCGGAGCGGCGAGCGCGGGAGCTCCGTGCTGCCCCCGCGGGAGCGGCGCCCCGGGCCCCGCgcagcgcccgccgccgcccgcccgccgcgccgaTGCCGGGCGTGGGGGCGATCGGGGCGCGGTGCAGGCACCGGCCGcgcaggagccccaggaaaagCCCCAAGGCAGAGCCGGGCCAGGCCGGGGCCGCCATGGACGCGGCGATCTGGATCTACCAGTTCCGGCTGATCGTGCTGGGCGACTCCACCGTGGGCAAGTCCTGCCTCTTGCACCGCTTCACCGAGGGCCGCTTCCCGGGGCCGCTGCACTCCGACCCCACCGTGGGGGTGGACTTCTTCTCCCGGCTGGTAGAGATCGAGCCCGGCAAGAGGATCAAGCTACAGCTCTGGGACACGGCGGGGCAGGAGCGGTTCAGGTACAGGACCTGGGATCTTACCCACACCCTCTCCTGCCCTCTCCCCAAATCTGTCGGCCTCCGGGCacaccctgctgccctcccGGCCCTGTACCCTCCTCATCTGACACATCCTCGGCCCTAAGGACTTTGCCTTGCCCTTTAGCAAAATTTCCCTGCACCCACTTGGTTGCTGTGCCCCAAGCAGTCCTCCATCTCATTGCCCTCCAGTGGCCCTAGCCCTGTGGCCCACCGTCCTTCTTGCCTCAGTGCCCTCAAGTTCCTTCCCAGTAGTTTCCTTCCCCACCCTTTCCCTTCAGACACAGCAGGTAACAGCTACTCTTCTCCTTCCAGCTGTCACTGTAGGGTAACAAGTGGCCTTGTCCTgtttcttcttcccttcctcatttttcctctgaagtcCTGGACCTACCATGGCAATCCCTCCTCCacgtttttttcttttgttgctgCAAAAGGCCTCTGCCTAACTCTGCATTTCTTACTTTGTCATCACCTCCGAACTCATCCTCCCCTGCAGTATTTCACTCTGCCATTAACTCTCCCAAGCAATCTGGAGACCAGGCCACCTCCCAGCTCTTCTGCCTTCCAGCACAGCAACACTGTCTGCACCAGTGCAGCCAGTGCAGCGTGGAAGCCACTGGGCAGTCAGCTAGAGTCccttatttcagtgttttgtcTGCCTTCTGCACCTGCTGTGAGCTGTTTGTTGCTAGAAGTCTTCACTAATACTGCTAGCATTTATAATGTAGTTAAACTAGCTCAAATGCTGCACTGAGTATTAAACACTCTCCTTTGTCCCCTCTGTTACAAACAGTAGCAAAACTACCCTCTTTTCCTCCCCCAGAAAAGTCTCAGTCGTTTCCCAGTTTGCAAATTGATACTGTCACTCACTCACTCTTGTGTCTCTGTTGTATCTGTAGTGCTTGCCACTTCAGGCAAGTTGTGCATGGATTTTAGTTTGGACTTGGGGCTCAATAGATATGAATTCATGGCATGGGCAAATGCATAGCCCATCTCTGTGACCACACACCTGTTGTTATTGGAACACTAGCAGGAGGATTAAAATGGACCCCTTCACTGGCCACAATCAATTCCTCTGAACTGCCTGTCTTCTCTTGCAACAGTTGTGCAGATGCCCACACCCAGCTGAAGAGGTGGATTGCACTGTTTTACTGGAGGacaacaacttttttttctttataataaCCATTAGAGTGAAACAACAAACAACTTTCCTGGGCTTGCATGAGTCAGATGTATTTTTGCAGGTAGGCTTCTGAAGGGTTAGCAAAGAAATTAACAGTGTTAATGGAAAGCTCTTGGCATTTTTCACCATCTGTGCATTCCAGACAGAATGTAGAATACTTGTAAATTATTGAATTTGCTGACAAATAACCAGGATGGCCAATGACAAGACATTCAActtaaagaaatgcaaatacaCAGAATCTTGCATACATTTAAAATCAAATGATGGCAATCGTTTAACCCCGGAATGCTCAGGGAATATACACTGATGAGTCATGCAGTCAGCTGCTCTTAAATTTACCTCTGTGTTTTTTCTAATACTCAGAAGATGCAGCCTGAAGAAAGtagttttaaatatttgcatttgatTTTCTGCTAAGACAGTTTCTTGTCAGTTGATGTACTAAATATAATAGTGCTTATTGTACAGTCTGTTTTACATTTAGTcaaagaaattataaatattttactaCCTTACGCCACAGGTTACAATGTTGCATTCTGTTCTGCTAATGGAGAACATTACAGATCACAAGCAAAGACGATTTAGGGAGGAGCTAATTACTCCAAGAAGTTCTCTAATACTGGGGAACACCAAGCAGTTTGCAGTTCTGATTTCCAGTTCTGCTCTGGCTCACTTGCCCTGGGATTTTAGAGGACGTAAAACCTGCATTTAAAGCTCTCTGGGGAGTTCCCTGCATGCAGGGAAAACTACTGGCTGCATAATAACCCCCTTCTTTTGGTCCCAGGCATTAGGGACACTCccaggggaaaaggaagatgTGACACACCTGCCATCACATTCTCTTGAAAGATGTCATGTACTTCCTTGGAGGagttatttgggaaaaattcTTACATGTCTCTAGCTCACTGATGATTCTGTATTTTAACAGGATTTTATACATTGACTTATAAATCATCTTTAACATGCCCTGAAATAGCAGCTattgaatatatttattttgacaTCAATCAGGCATCACTAAGCAGACTCTCTCATTGTCTGAGGTGCCACATGGACAATAACAACATAGTCAGTAACACCTTTAACATCTTACTAGAACAAGAACCTACAGACTTGCTTAGTATAGACTCAGGTCTGTAATGCGGATTAACGTAAATGAAAGGTACCTCCTCAGTTTCTTTCTATCTTCAGATCAGTCATTTAGAGCAATCTGctattttgtttgtgttttacaTCATCTACTTTGccatggtttttgtttgtttgtataattttcctgtatttaaatcaaataatatattttaatcaTGAAACCTCCAATGCCATAAAATGCTCGTGGTGCTAAGACTGAGAGTTCATTTCCGTAGGGGCAAAATATTGTGGGGATGCTTCCATTAACCCACTTTTTAGTAGACCAGGATATTAGACACATTCTGTTTCTAGTACatcttgaaaataaaacactATCCTATTCTTTTTCAGTAAgcaatatatattttcaaaattattacaTTACAATGTAGTCTTTAGTCATAGTATAAAAATAACTCTTCAAAATTAGATAAAGCTTTTAGTGAAAGTTTGGTTCATCTGGTAAAGATCAGTAAGAtcataatgaaaaagaaacactgaCTTAAAGCCTCCCTAAAGCCATAGTCTGATGTGATTATACAAAGACTCATAGAACCATGGAATaccctgagttggaagggacccaaaaGGACCACcaaagtccaactcctgaccctgcacaggatgaccccaagaatcacaccatgtgccagAGAACATAGTCCTAGTGCAtcttgaactctgccaggctggtgctgtgaccattccctgggcagtctgttccagtgcccaaacaccctctgggtgaagaaccttttcctgacgtccaacctaaaccttccctaACACAGCTTCTGGCCATTCCCTCAGTCCTGTCACTGCTCACCACAGAGAacagatcagtgcctgcccctccttctcccctcacaaggaagctgcAGACTGCAATGACATCTCCGCTCAGTCTCCTCCAAGCTGAACACATccagtgacctcagccactcctcacatgGTTTCCCCTCAAAGCCTTTCTCCACcttgttgccctcctttggacccTCTCCCAcagtttaatgtcttttttatgttgtggcacccagaactgcccccagccctggaggtgaggctgccccagcccagagcagagcaggacaatcccctcccttgcccagctggccgtgctgtgcctgatgcccccaggacagggctggccctcctggctgccagggcactgctggctcatgaaGTGTAAAAGCACTGTGACAGGTTGTGTGGGGAAGTGGTGgcatcaccatccctggaattatttaaatatttgtaggTGTGTCAGCTCAAGGAAGTGGTAGAGTGCTGAACTGTGCAGTGCTGAATTAACAATCAGAGTCAATTATCTTAAAGATTTTTCCCAGCCTAAaagattctgtggttctatgatCCTTTTCTCAGATTCTAGAAAACCACTTAACATGATATTGTATGCATtgatgtttctttaaaaaattttgtgttgctttttttcttgaattgctgttttttaaatcttctctgttacacaatatttttttttggtaatgaGAAAAGTAGTTTCAAATTATACATATCAGAAGTACACAAAAAATGACTTGTTGTCTCTCCAATATATTCACCCAGTTTTTGTGATGTACAGCACAAAGTTACAGGATACTTCTTAGTCATCTCCAATAAAAGCAATACATACACATAATTCAATATAATGCCTTAGATCATCAGCTACTGTAAATTAGCACATCTCTAATGAAGGGGCTTGCAAGAGATGAGGGTACTGACTGCTGTGTGTAAGTATCCAAAAACACGCAGAGGGCTGAGTTTCAGTACTCCAGTTTATAGATAAATGATAGAACAACTTTTTATATAGAAATACTTGGCAGGTGATGCATTGCATTTTCAATACTAACCTACTTTCTTTCCTGGCTAatgcatttctttgttttcaaggTTTGGGGTAGGAGCagggttgtttgggttttttattttgggtttgtttttatttcttaatgaaAGTAGGTTTTATTAGCTTTTACCTCTCCATATCAAATCCCATTTTTGTCATCCACATTTGCTCTTACTAGAActatctgaattatttttctgccttcatttgtgtttgcagacactctaaaggaaaaaaatggttaggaaaaacagaaacagatcTTTATAGTACCTGTATTTAATACTTCACAAGATATGACACCCTTCACTTATGTTCTTAAACAATTTTGTGAAACAGTGTGCCATTTTTCATATCCAGGCCTTGTGAATTAATCTGAGGTTAAGATCCTGTTGTCTTCACATTCAGAGAGACACTGCATGGACTCTATTACTGGGAATATAGAAAAGATCTTTCTAAGCATTAGGAGAAACAGCCCCCCCTTCTTatgtaaataaaacaatttcaaaTGCTGTTTGCTGTGGCTAAATTAATTTGGATATGCCAAGAAATCTAAGTCTTCTTTATCTATGCACTTACCTATCTGTAAAAGGACTATTGCTGCTAATCATGCCTCTGTGTTCAAATTGTCATCAAAGACTGTATGAAAtgtgatgaactgagaattggAGGGAGCTACTGTTATGAAAAGTTGTGCTATTGTGTACAGTTCATCCTGCTTGCTAAAGTTTTGAGTTTTTGGCGTCAGCATCCTCTTCATAATCATGAGATAAAATGGAATTAATTCTTAGCTTAGGTTATGATTTCAAACAATGACTGTTTAGAAACTGTGCTTCTCATTTCATTTGGAGAATACTTATATATACACTAGTTATGTATTTATGCCAGCAAGAAGTGCTTGTGTACATTCCTTGGTAAGCTGTCACTTCCTTTAAAGTGTCTCTTCTCACCTTCTCCATTCTCTCCTACTTGCTCATGATTACAGACTGAAAATAATTGTTTCGTTCCTATATCTTTTACTCTATCTCTCTACATTctaactttttttccttattctaaAGCACGTTGAAATTTTTTTCAACCAGAAGAAGAGTCTCCTATTTCCAAAATTCCTTCCAGTGAATGTTCTGGAGCTTAGAGGGcccaaaagtaaaaataactcTTGCCAACCCTCATGCTAAAAACATgcaaatttataaaatataaagagCTTTTGAACTTCTCTGTGAGAGAGATGCTGGAGGTAGATGTGTCTCTTGTAATTAGTTTGTGTTTGCCCAGCTCACTCAAAACTTTTGGACAGTTTTGTTCTGGgagttttcctttctctgcctgCTACCTGTTGATTTCTGCATGCACAAAGAGTTATGATTAGCTTTTAAAGAATGTTTCTGCAAGGATGCAAAAGGATATGCTTGAACATTGGCAAGTTTGGTCTCCAGGTTTCTTGacatatatgtacatatttCAGTCTGAAATAATTGTTTAGAACAAAGTAAAGTACATGTTTATATGAAGCTGAATGACTCAAACTTTATACCAAAAGTATATATCTTTGCTTCTGTGAACATGTCCCACAGTTTCCTAATAAAGACTACTTTACAGAAAAATCCAGCATTCAATATTTGCCGTAGAGGTGTTGGGTTCTGGAATGTTTAGAAAGTGAATTTTGAAtgtaggaaataaaataatagtcTAGtacattaaattaataaatttcaagcagctttaaaaaaggaaagttatttaataaaacttataaaaacacatttccatATGGAAAAGTAATTGctttattaataaaatgaaaatgcattttaattttccattttctcttttttccccttcacagATCAATAACACGCTCTTATTATCGCAATTCTGTGGGTGGCCTGCTAGTATTTGACATCACAAATCGACGATCGTTTGAGCATGTGAAGGACTGGCTGGAAGAAGCAAAAATGCATGTGCAGCCCTTTCAGATTGTGTTCCTGTTAGTAGGACACAAATGTGACTTAGTGTCACAGCGCGAGGTTACGAGAGAAGAAGCTGAAAAACTGTCATCTGACTGTGGTATGAAGTATATAGAAACTTCAGCAAAAGATGCCACAAACGTTGAAGAGTCCTTTACAATTCTTACCCGAGATATCTATGAACTTGtaaaaaatggagaaatctCAATACAAGATGGATGGGAAGGTGTCAAGAGCGGCTTTGTTCCAAATGTTGTACATTCATCAGAAGAAGCTGTAAAGCCCAGGAGACAGTGCATCTGCTGAGTTTGTAGCATGCCAAAGAGCCCATGGGGTGTTTAGAAGATGATGCCAATctaaatgacagaaaaataattttgaaacaaCATTAGATCATGGCATAGCTGAGTCATAGAACGGTAATTTGGTTTTGTATCCTTCTGTCAAGGTTATAATCCATAACACTTtaagtgctttttttctttacagagtACAACATAACTTTGTGTGgtcttcaggaaaataaattaaatattgctAAAGGGAAACCTAGTTCTATAGCAAGACACTGAGAAAGTGCAATAACCATCACGACAACATCTTCACTTGGGCTTTGTTTTCTGAATACTGTTTAAAATCAAGTCTTGTTAGATGAGGATCAGATGATTTCATTACTATTGTTCATCCTGCCTTAGCTTTGGACAAGAAAATGTTATATCTTATACTTTTTTAATGTGATTCTTTACTCAAGGGCAGGATTGCTAATGACCATTAAAGTTAGAATGCTGTAGAATTTGATAGTAAATATAACTCTAAGGAAAGCAAACTGAAAGATTGCTCAAATAGCAAACACTTTTGATATGACAATGAGTACAAGCCttactaaagaaaaagaatgttttagAACAGATGATTTATTTGTATACGAAAATGGGGAATAGAAACAATggaatttattattaaatattttctgaattgcCAATGAAACTAAACATAACATGACATATGATCCAGCTGTTATTTGACTTGTGTACAAAACAGCTTTCCCAATCACTGGAGTTGCATTTCAGTGGCCAGATCCTCAGCTGGGTAATTATCATCGTCACATTGATGCCTACAGAATCACGTTAATTTACACAAACAATTTCCACattagctttaaaaaataaacccactTCTAACTAGAAGtaaaaatagttaaaaagtGCTGCAACCCATGGGAACCCAGGCCTTAAATTTGAATAGAGCAAGGACAGTTTTATTCTTAGCCAGCAAATGTTAAGCTGTTGTTTAAAAATGGAaggttttaaactaaaactGTTACAAACAGAGCATTTGGAGAGGAAAGAATTTCTAAAATGATGCTCGTCTACAGAGAGCAAAGTAAGAGAGCTCCTAAGAAAGAAACTCATAATAGCTTTTAATAACAACAGTAGGAGAAATCTGTGATCATGTAGCATTTTACTGAGCTTGGAGTCATCTTTCTACTCCTCTGAATATAACACACACTAGCTTTATGCAAACTAGGTCTAGCACGTAAATACCAAATAAACCTATTTCTATTGTTTTGTAGTGGAATGAAAGATGACTTGATCTCCAGAGTTAATAAGCATCTACAATTTATTTGGCATAATCA
This window contains:
- the RAB39A gene encoding ras-related protein Rab-39A translates to MPGVGAIGARCRHRPRRSPRKSPKAEPGQAGAAMDAAIWIYQFRLIVLGDSTVGKSCLLHRFTEGRFPGPLHSDPTVGVDFFSRLVEIEPGKRIKLQLWDTAGQERFRSITRSYYRNSVGGLLVFDITNRRSFEHVKDWLEEAKMHVQPFQIVFLLVGHKCDLVSQREVTREEAEKLSSDCGMKYIETSAKDATNVEESFTILTRDIYELVKNGEISIQDGWEGVKSGFVPNVVHSSEEAVKPRRQCIC